A window of Strix aluco isolate bStrAlu1 chromosome 2, bStrAlu1.hap1, whole genome shotgun sequence contains these coding sequences:
- the RFXAP gene encoding regulatory factor X-associated protein — MRGERGVVARAGGGGAGGSVTGALRASPAAAPSASSASPPPQLALLVMQPCGGEEAAAGAVLPLPGADPPLPPSGSGGLMLFYELGGDGEAEAGEEAEAAGGESTASPEELEEEEATTAAAASSGETAAAAAGGGCKSCTYAGCSETTTQVVKQRKPWMCKRHRNKIYKDKYKRKKSDQALGGGGAAAAGAGPRAEDSVEGSVSVTKQRTGSIGDRPARPTLLEQVLNKKRLSLLRSPEVVQFLQKQQQLLSQQALEQRQQQFQGAPG, encoded by the exons ATGCGCGGTGAGCGCGGGGTGgtggcgcgggcgggcggcggcggcgcgggcggctcGGTTACCGGCGCCCTGCgggccagccccgccgccgctccctccgcctcctccgcctcgccgccgccgcaGCTGGCGCTGCTCGTGATGCAGCCGTGCGGcggcgaggaggcggcggcgggggccgtgCTGCCGCTGCCGGGCGCCGACCCGCCGCTGCCGCCCTCCGGTAGCGGCGGCCTCATGTTATTCTACGAGCTGGGGGGCGACGGTGAGGCCGAGGCGGGGGAGGAGGCCGAGGCGGCGGGCGGTGAGAGCACGGCCAGCccggaggagctggaggaggaggaggcgacaACGGCGGCGGCGGCTTCGAGCGGCGaaacggcggcggcggcggcgggcggcggctgcaAGAGCTGCACCTACGCGGGCTGCAGCGAGACCACCACGCAGGTGGTGAAGCAGCGCAAGCCCTGGATGTGCAAGCGCCACCGCAACAAGATCTACAAGGACAAGTACAAGCGTAAGAAGAGCGACCAGGccctggggggcggcggggcggccgctgcgGGGGCCGGCCCGCGGGCCGAG GATAGTGTTGAAGGTTCAGTTTCTGTTACAAAACAGAGAACAGGATCCATTGGAGATCGCCCAGCAAGACCTACTCTTTTAGAACAAGTACTGAATAAAAAGAGGCTG TCCCTACTCAGAAGTCCAGAAGTAGTGCAGTTCCTACAGAAACAACAGCAACTGTTAAGTCAGCAGGCTTTGGAACAAAGGCAGCAACAGTTTCAAGGAGCACCTGGGTAA